From the Colletotrichum lupini chromosome 10, complete sequence genome, one window contains:
- a CDS encoding N1-acetylpolyamine oxidase: MMLSLARFVGVLALIAPVAQTAPTKEFFAETKGNCSKVQVAILGAGLAGITAAQTLVNASITDFVIVEYNNRIGGRVYNRPFGKKPGTNESYFVELGANWKYEYDAGEIILKNQQDRSARAGLAIAGWKPGSDPLAQAIEWSSIDFEYANPPEKTSQQYSVVNTNTSFKRWKDDNNLVHDERGNITYSDDSVTVHNGDGTCIVADYAICTFSLGVLQKEVVNFSPELPLWKRTAIQSMTMGTYTKIFMQFKPEDVFWDKSTQFFLYADPVQRGYYPYFQSLDHKDFVDGSGIIFVTVVDQQSYTVEAQDFDTTKKQIMDVLKDMFRKEIPEPIDFYYHNWTREPWAYGSYSNWPPALTLEMHQNIRANLGNLWFAGEATHPQYFGFLQGAYYEGKNAGEAVSGCIKNKDDCVNLRSVAYDVLNGTTSTDKYTKVNGWSTKTFVKELGINIKRYLGLLKE, translated from the exons ATGATGCTGTCACTTGCGCGGTTTGTCGGCGTACTTGCCCTCATCGCTCCCGTTGCGCAGACCGCGCCGACTAAAGAATTTTTTGCAGAGACTAAGGGGAACTGCAGCAAGGTCCAAGTAGCCATTCTTGGTGCTGGCCTCGCAGGAATTACGGCTGCCCAAACACTGGTAAATGCGTCCATCACAGATTTTGTCATCGTTGAGTACAATAATCGGATTGGTGGACGCGTTTACAACCGACCCTTTGGAAAGAAGCCGGGTACGAATGAGTCCTATTTTGTAGAGCTTGGTGCGAACTG GAAGTACGAGTACGACGCTGGCGAAATCATCCTGAAGAATCAGCAAGATCGCAGTGCCCGTGCCGGTCTCGCAATCGCAGGCTGGAAGCCGGGCAGTGACCCGCTGGCACAAGCTATCGAATGGTCTTCCATAGACTTCGAATATGCTAATCCACCGGAGAAGACGTCCCAACAGTACTCCGTAGTCAACACCAACACATCGTTCAAGCGCTGGAAGGATGACAACAACCTGGTGCACGACGAGCGAGGG AACATTACCTACTCTGACGACAGTGTCACAGTGCATAATGGGGACGGCACTTGCATCGTCGCCGACTACGCCATCTGCACGTTTTCGCTGGGTGTCTTGCAGAAGGAGGTGGTTAACTTCTCGCCAGAGCTGCCGCTTTGGAAACGAACGGCCATCCAGTCAATGACTATGGGTACTTACACGAAGATCTTTATGCAATTCAAGCCAGAAGACGTGTTCTGGGACAAGAGCACACAATTCTTTCTGTATGCCGACCCAGTGCAGCGAGGTTACTATCCCTACTTCCAGTCACTGGATCACAAAGACTTTGTGGACGGCTCCGGCATCATCTTTGTCACCGTCGTCGATCAGCAATCTTACACCGTGGAGGCTCAGGACTTTGATACTACGAAGAAACAAATCATGGACGTTCTGAAGGACATGTTCCGAAAAGAGATTCCCGAACCCATTGACTTTTATTATCACAACTGGACTCGCGAACCTTGGGCATACGGGTCTTACTCGAACTGGCCTCCGGCCCTGACGTTGGAGATGCATCAAAACATCCGCGCCAATCTCGGAAACTTGTGGTTTGCTGGCGAGGCCACTCACCCGCAGTACTTTGGCTTCTTACAAGGTGCATATTACGAGGGGAAGAACGCGGGTGAAGCTGTTTCTGGGTGCATCAAGAACAAGGATGACTGTGTGAACCTGAGATCGGTGGCGTACGATGTGTTAAACGGAACGACAAGCACCGATAAGTACACAAAGGTGAATGGATGGAGCACCAAGACTTTTGTAAAGGAACTTGGCATAAACATCAAGAGGTACTTGGGCTTATTGAAAGAGTAG
- a CDS encoding polyamine transporter 3 yields MGPGEIPSEATSGEVSDEDDRNLVTWDGADDPQNPMNWPDSRKWINLVLMSLLTIISPLGSSMFAPGIPRILTEFKTNDSLIATFITSIYFLGFAFGPLVVAPLSELYGRVYIYHISNVLFVSFCVGAALSTSIDMLLAFRFLMGFVGSVPTTIGVGSIVDVMPIEKRGRSISLWAIGPLLGPSIGPVAGGYLIQAAGWRWVYWLLAILSKGGVCSILALLIMRETYAPVLLERKARRLRMETGNHALRTKADRDGKKLIQRAVIRPFKFLFMTPLVSIIAAYVGIAYGILYLLIATFSFVYTDQYHFSEGDAGLAFLPAGLGMMIGVLTFGNVQDYLVKKAREGMRPGEKYRPEVKITPWLTIPTGLTIPVGLFIYGWTTENKIHWIIPMIGVVILSGGLTGVTMCVQNYQIDSYERYAASGSAAVTLSRSLIGALMPLGGLKMYEALGLGWGNSLLGFMSLALVPVPVGLFLYGGMIRKRFDPVL; encoded by the exons ATGGGACCTGGAGAGATTCCCTCTGAGGCAACCTCTGGAGAAGTCTCAGACGAGGACGATAGAAATCTCGTCACCTGGGACGGAGCCGACGATCCGCAAAATCCTATGAACTGGCCCGATTCTAGAAAATGGATCAACTTGGTCTTGATGTCGCTTTTGACTATTATCTC CCCACTG GGCTCATCTATGTTCGCCCCTGGAATCCCTAGAATCCTCACAGAATTCAAAACCAACGATTCTCTCATCGCAACCTTCATCACCTCGATCTACTTCCTCGGCTTCGCCTTTGGACCTCTGGTGGTAGCGCCTTTGAGCGAGCTTTATGGCCGTGTCTACATTTACCATATCAGCAACGTCTTGTTCGTTTCTTTCTGCGTGGGTGCTGCTCTGAGCACCAGCATCGATATGCTCCTGGCATTTCGCTTCTTGATGGGTTTTGTGGGCTCAGTTCCCACAACAATCGGTGTCGGAAGCATCGTCGATGTCATGCCGATTGAGAAACGCGGACGCTCAATCTCACTCTGGGCAATTGGTCCTCTCCTGGGCCCTTCCATAGGGCCTGTCGCGGGAGGATATTTGATTCAGGCTGCCGGCTGGCGCTGGGTCTATTGGCTACTTGCGATCTTG TCAAAGGGCGGTGTTTGCAGCATTCTGGCGCTGTTGATTATGCGTGAAACCTACGCCCCGGTTCTACTAGAGCGCAAGGCCCGACGCCTACGAATGGAAACTGGGAACCACGCCCTGCGCACAAAGGCTGACCGAGATGGAAAGAAACTGATACAGAGAGCCGTGATCCGGCCATTCAAGTTTCTCTTCATGACGCCATTGGTGTCCATTATTGCCGCCTACGTCGGGATAGCTTACGGAATACTCTACCTGCTGATCGCTACGTTCTCCTTTGTCTACACCGACCAGTATCACTTTAGCGAAGGTGATGCCGGCTTGGCGTTCCTCCCAGCTGGGCTTGGGATGATGATTGGTGTCTTGACTTTTGGCAATGTACAAGATTATCTCGTCAAGAAGGCAAGAGAGGGGATGAGGCCAGGCGAGAAGTATAGGCCGGAAGTAAAGATCACGCCTTGGTTGACGATTCCGACCGGCCTAACAATACCGGTTGGGCTTTTCATCTATGGCTGGACGACAGAGAACAAGATCCACTGGATTATTCCCATGATAGGCGTTGTTATCCTGTCTGGTGGACTCACTGGAGTTACA ATGTGTGTCCAAAATTACCAAATTGATTCGTACGAGAGATATGCAGCGTCAGGTTCAGCAGCTGTCACACTATCCCGATCTCTGATTGGCGCTTTGATGCCCCTTGGGGGATTGAAAATGTATGAAGCCCTGGGTTTGGGATGGGGAAACAGTCTCCTGGGCTTCATGTCCTTGGCACTGGTGCCGGTACCTGTTGGTCTGTTTCTATACGGGGGCATGATTCGGAAGAGGTTCGATCCCGTGCTGTGA
- a CDS encoding cytochrome P450 ClCP1, with the protein MTVLHSFLTAITACAAFIAVYTVSCIFYNLFLHPLRHYPGPISMRATRWAFCHRLIKGALPMDVLELHKKYGDVVRVAPDELAYCNVNAWKDIMGHRSAGSPTFEKAPKFYRPTAEQPINIVNTNGAEHAMLRRQLSHGFSERSLRDQKPLIMKYVDLMIQRLHEHCSGEEPVDLMSWYNFTTFDIIGDLAFGEPFGCLEKSEYHPWVKAIFQSARLGVFAQTAGHFPFLKKVIFTLLATKAAKKARGENLARAKAKLERRMELGKKEGGRPDLIEGLLKKKDELNISFETLAANSNTLIIGGSETTATLLAGVTYYLLTNRDCLAKLTDEVRSSFKTEEEIDLVSVNKLTYMLACLDEALRVYPPVSMGLPRVTPKGGATICGNFVPENTIVAIHQWAINHNEQYFKDPYGFHPERFMGDEKFASDNREAFQPFHIGSRNCLGRNLAYVEMRLILARLIWNFDIEIDEDYKDWAKKQQVFIFSSLMFSSTQRGVTIVKRPSSIRASPQSKHRRKSPGSAIIESSQKVVMSASARTWRDSAYLVISGIQLTAMLLVDLVPFYPSALYAAPSSPLHFLQVLRGFYISTYNDPFFTASHENLPSWFKLFTYIEIVYQLPMAAWMVYRFSRNTGTTAGFELAVLVFCVECALTTLTCIYDVFHWDPAVYSQAQKNVFVFNLYGPWAVIPALMGLDMWLRILKRVNTADSTKKLQ; encoded by the exons ATGACAGTTCTACATAGCTTCTTGACCGCCATCACGGCATGCGCTGCTTTT ATTGCAGTGTACACAGTATCATGCATCTTCTACAACCTTTTCCTCCATCCACTTCGGCACTACCCTGGGCCAATTTCCATGAGAGCGACAAGATGGGCTTTCTGTCACAGACTCATCAAGGGCGCCCTTCCTATGGACGTCTTGGAACTTCACAAGAAATACGGAGACGTAGTCCGCGTCGCTCCAGACGAACTGGCTTATTGCAACGTCAACGCTTGGAAAGATATCATGGGCCACCGGTCCGCAGGCTCGCCAACGTTCGAAAAAGCCCCAAAATTCTACCGCCCGACGGCAGAGCAGCCCATCAACATCGTCAACACTAACGGCGCGGAGCACGCGATGCTAAGACGGCAACTATCACACGGCTTTAGCGAGCGAAGTCTTCGCGACCAGAAGCCCCTGATCATGAAGTACGTGGATCTCATGATCCAGCGCCTGCACGAGCATTGTTCCGGCGAAGAACCCGTTGACTTGATGTCGTGGTATAACTTTACGACGTTTGATATTATTGGGGATCTGGCGTTTGGTGAACCGTTTGGGTGCTTGGAGAAGTCGGAGTACCACCCGTGGGTGAAGGCTATCTTCCAGTCGGCTCGCCTTGGGGTATTCGCGCAGACCGCAGGTCATTTTCCCTTCCTGAAGAAGGTCATCTTCACGCTTTTGGCGACGAAAGCGGCGAAGAAGGCTAGAGGCGAGAATTTGGCTAGGGCCAAGGCCAAGTTGGAGAGGCGTATGGAGCTCGGCAAGAAGGAGGGTGGCAGGCCTGATTTGATTGAGGGCTTgttgaagaagaaggacgAACTG AATATCTCGTTCGAGACGCTTGCGGCAAACAGCAACACGCTCATCATTGGGGGTTCTGAAACGACAGCGACATTACTGGCCGGAGTTACCTACTACCTCCTCACGAATAGGGATTGTCTGGCCAAACTTACGGATGAAGTACGATCATCTTTCAAGACGGAAGAGGAGATCGATCTAGTATCTGTCAACAAGCTGACCTACATGCTCGCTTGCCTGGATGAAGCGCTCAGAGTCTACCCTCCAGTCTCCATGGGCCTCCCAAGAGTCACACCCAAGGGTGGAGCGACTATCTGCGGAAATTTCGTGCCTGAGAAC ACTATTGTTGCGATTCACCAGTGGGCCATAAACCACAACGAGCAGTACTTCAAAGACCCGTACGGATTTCACCCCGAGAGATTCATGGGAGATGAGAAATTCGCATCGGATAACAGGGAAGCTTTCCAACCTTTCCACATCGGCTCACGGAATTGCTTGGGGCGGAA TCTGGCCTATGTTGAAATGAGACTCATTCTGGCTCGCCTAATTTGGAACTTTGACATTGAAATTGACGAGGACTACAAAGACTGGGCCAAGAAGCAGCAGGTCTTTATCTT CTCATCCCTGATGTTTTCCTCAACTCAACGCGGCGTGACCATCGTAAAGCGGCCGTCATCAATCCGCGCAAGTCCTCAATCTAAGCACAGAAGAAAGTCACCCGGCTCTGCTATCATTGAGTCATCTCAAAAGGTTGTCATGTCTGCCTCAGCAAGAACTTGGCGCGACAGCGCGTACCTCGTCATCTCTGGCATACAGCTGACGGCGATGCTTT TGGTTGACCTCGTCCCATTCTACCCATCAGCTCTCTACGCGGCACCCTCATCCCCATTACACTTCCTCCAAGTCCTCCGCGGCTTCTACATCTCCACGTACAACGACCCCTTCTTCACCGCGTCTCACGAGAACCTCCCCTCGTGGTTCAAGCTCTTCACCTATATCGAGATCGTCTACCAGCTGCCCATGGCTGCCTGGATGGTCTACAGGTTCTCGAGAAACACTGGCACAACTGCCGGATTCGAACTCGCTGTGCTCGTCTTCTGCGTCGAGTGCGCTCTCACGACGTTGACCTGCATCTACGACGTCTTCCACTGGGATCCTGCCGTGTACAGCCAGGCTCAGAAGAACGTCTTTGTCTTCAACCTCTACGGCCCATGGGCGGTCATCC CGGCGCTGATGGGACTGGACATGTGGCTGCGCATTTTGAAGCGGGTGAACACCGCAGACAGCACCAAGAAGTTGCAGTAA